ACCATCCCAGGAATCATAAATAACTGGTCAACCTTTTCATCCACCTTAGGTATGGAAAGAAGTAGACCTTCCGTATATGGATGTAACGGTTTCTCAAATAACTGAAGCGAAGTTGCGCTTTCAACGATCTTTCCACAATACATTACTACAACTTTATCTGCTGTTTCTGCAACTACTCCAAGATCATGGGTAATTAAAAGAATTGCAGTTCCAAATTTATCTTTTAATTTTACTATTAATTCTAAAATCTGAGCTTGTATAGTAACATCAAGAGCAGTTGTAGGTTCATCTGCAATAAGTAATTCTGGGTTACAAGAAAGTGCTATAGCAATCATTACTCTTTGTCTCATTCCACCACTTAATTGATGAGGATAATCGTTTATTCTCTTCTCTGGAGTTGGAATACCTACAAGCTCTAGCATCTTAACTGCCTCAGCCATTGCATCTTTCTTTTTTAATTTCTTATGCCTAGTTATAGTTTCCGCTATTTGCTTTCCTACAGTAAATACAGGATTTAAAGAAGTCATAGGTTCTTGAAATATCATAGCTATTTCATTACCTCTTATATTTCGCATTTCTTTATTACTTTTCTTTAATAAATCTTCACCTTTAAATAAAATCTCTCCACCTATAATTTCTCCAGGTGGATTTGGTATAAGGCTCAATATCGATAATGAAGTTACACTTTTTCCACTACCAGATTCACCAACAATGGCCAGTATTTCACCTTTGTCCACCTCAAAATCTACGCCATCTACTGCATTTACGAGTCCACCCTTAACTCTAAATTGAGTTTTTAAGTTTTTAACTTCTAGTAACATTATGTTATCCCCCTTATTGATGAAGTTTTGGATCCAAAGCA
This window of the Clostridium estertheticum genome carries:
- a CDS encoding ABC transporter ATP-binding protein, translating into MLLEVKNLKTQFRVKGGLVNAVDGVDFEVDKGEILAIVGESGSGKSVTSLSILSLIPNPPGEIIGGEILFKGEDLLKKSNKEMRNIRGNEIAMIFQEPMTSLNPVFTVGKQIAETITRHKKLKKKDAMAEAVKMLELVGIPTPEKRINDYPHQLSGGMRQRVMIAIALSCNPELLIADEPTTALDVTIQAQILELIVKLKDKFGTAILLITHDLGVVAETADKVVVMYCGKIVESATSLQLFEKPLHPYTEGLLLSIPKVDEKVDQLFMIPGMVPNPLHMPKGCSFSDRCNKCMDICKVKQPELVEYEGRKVRCFLYSDKREGQV